The following proteins are encoded in a genomic region of Ictalurus furcatus strain D&B chromosome 6, Billie_1.0, whole genome shotgun sequence:
- the prkag3b gene encoding 5'-AMP-activated protein kinase subunit gamma-3b isoform X1, translating into MDPFSEVPFIDDEGLTMKSTVPDRDPDAYIYTKFFMNHCCYDAIPTSSKLVIFDTTLQVKKAFFALVANGVRAAPLWDNKQQCFVGMLTITDFINILHRYYKSPMVQIYELEEHKIETWREVYLQYSINSLISITPESSLFDAIYSLLKNKIHRLPVIDPESGNVLHILTHKRILKFLHIFGSMIPKPRFLQKRIQDVEIGTFTRIATVEDTATVYEALSVFVERRVSALPVVTEQGKVVALYSRFDVINLAAQKNYNNLNMTMREVIEGRSCCIEGVLKCYPHETLETIIDRIAEAEVHRLVLVDEQDMVRGIISLSDLLQALVLTPAGIDALFS; encoded by the exons ATGGACCCTTTCTCTGAG GTACCCTTTATAGATGATGAAGGTCTTACAATGAAAAGTACAG TGCCTGATCGAGATCCTGATGCATACATCTACACCAAGTTCTTCATGAACCACTGCTGCTATGACGCCATACCAACCAGCTCTAAACTGGTCATCTTTGATACAACACTGCAG GTGAAGAAGGCATTCTTTGCATTAGTCGCTAACGGAGTTCGAGCCGCACCTTTATGGGACAACAAGCAGCAGTGTTTTGTAG GGATGCTTACTATAacagatttcattaacattCTTCATCGATATTACAAATCGCCCATG GTTCAGATCTATGAATTAGAAGAGCATAAGATTGAAACCTGGCGAG AGGTCTATCTTCAGTACTCCATCAACTCTCTGATTAGCATCACCCCCGAATCCAG CCTCTTTGATGCCATTTACTCCTTACTGAAGAATAAGATTCACAGGCTACCTGTTATCGATCCAGAATCAGGAAATGTTCTGCACATACTTACCCACAAACGCATCCTGAAATTTCTGCACATCTTT GGTTCCATGATCCCAAAGCCTCGATTCTTACAGAAGCGAATTCAGGATGTCGAAATTGGAACCTTCACGAGGATCGCCACAGTGGAGGATACTGCAACGGTTTATGAGGCATTATCAGTATTTGTTGAACGCAGAGTATCAGCACTGCCTGTTGTAACTGAACAAG GAAAGGTGGTGGCCCTTTACTCCCGTTTTGATGTAATT AACCTGGCTGCTCagaaaaattacaataacctGAATATGACAATGCGAGAAGTGATTGAGGGCCGCTCATGCTGTATTGAAGGAGTGCTGAAGTGTTATCCACATGAAACCCTGGAGACCATTATTGATCGCATAGCTGAAGCAGAG GTTCATCGTCTAGTTCTGGTAGACGAACAGGATATGGTGAGGGGAATCATCTCGCTGTCTGACTTGCTGCAGGCGTTGGTCTTAACACCTGCTGGTATTGATGCTCTTTTCTCTTAG
- the prkag3b gene encoding 5'-AMP-activated protein kinase subunit gamma-3b isoform X3, producing MPDRDPDAYIYTKFFMNHCCYDAIPTSSKLVIFDTTLQVKKAFFALVANGVRAAPLWDNKQQCFVGMLTITDFINILHRYYKSPMVQIYELEEHKIETWREVYLQYSINSLISITPESSLFDAIYSLLKNKIHRLPVIDPESGNVLHILTHKRILKFLHIFGSMIPKPRFLQKRIQDVEIGTFTRIATVEDTATVYEALSVFVERRVSALPVVTEQGKVVALYSRFDVINLAAQKNYNNLNMTMREVIEGRSCCIEGVLKCYPHETLETIIDRIAEAEVHRLVLVDEQDMVRGIISLSDLLQALVLTPAGIDALFS from the exons A TGCCTGATCGAGATCCTGATGCATACATCTACACCAAGTTCTTCATGAACCACTGCTGCTATGACGCCATACCAACCAGCTCTAAACTGGTCATCTTTGATACAACACTGCAG GTGAAGAAGGCATTCTTTGCATTAGTCGCTAACGGAGTTCGAGCCGCACCTTTATGGGACAACAAGCAGCAGTGTTTTGTAG GGATGCTTACTATAacagatttcattaacattCTTCATCGATATTACAAATCGCCCATG GTTCAGATCTATGAATTAGAAGAGCATAAGATTGAAACCTGGCGAG AGGTCTATCTTCAGTACTCCATCAACTCTCTGATTAGCATCACCCCCGAATCCAG CCTCTTTGATGCCATTTACTCCTTACTGAAGAATAAGATTCACAGGCTACCTGTTATCGATCCAGAATCAGGAAATGTTCTGCACATACTTACCCACAAACGCATCCTGAAATTTCTGCACATCTTT GGTTCCATGATCCCAAAGCCTCGATTCTTACAGAAGCGAATTCAGGATGTCGAAATTGGAACCTTCACGAGGATCGCCACAGTGGAGGATACTGCAACGGTTTATGAGGCATTATCAGTATTTGTTGAACGCAGAGTATCAGCACTGCCTGTTGTAACTGAACAAG GAAAGGTGGTGGCCCTTTACTCCCGTTTTGATGTAATT AACCTGGCTGCTCagaaaaattacaataacctGAATATGACAATGCGAGAAGTGATTGAGGGCCGCTCATGCTGTATTGAAGGAGTGCTGAAGTGTTATCCACATGAAACCCTGGAGACCATTATTGATCGCATAGCTGAAGCAGAG GTTCATCGTCTAGTTCTGGTAGACGAACAGGATATGGTGAGGGGAATCATCTCGCTGTCTGACTTGCTGCAGGCGTTGGTCTTAACACCTGCTGGTATTGATGCTCTTTTCTCTTAG
- the prkag3b gene encoding 5'-AMP-activated protein kinase subunit gamma-3b isoform X4, with the protein MNHCCYDAIPTSSKLVIFDTTLQVKKAFFALVANGVRAAPLWDNKQQCFVGMLTITDFINILHRYYKSPMVQIYELEEHKIETWREVYLQYSINSLISITPESSLFDAIYSLLKNKIHRLPVIDPESGNVLHILTHKRILKFLHIFGSMIPKPRFLQKRIQDVEIGTFTRIATVEDTATVYEALSVFVERRVSALPVVTEQGKVVALYSRFDVINLAAQKNYNNLNMTMREVIEGRSCCIEGVLKCYPHETLETIIDRIAEAEVHRLVLVDEQDMVRGIISLSDLLQALVLTPAGIDALFS; encoded by the exons ATGAACCACTGCTGCTATGACGCCATACCAACCAGCTCTAAACTGGTCATCTTTGATACAACACTGCAG GTGAAGAAGGCATTCTTTGCATTAGTCGCTAACGGAGTTCGAGCCGCACCTTTATGGGACAACAAGCAGCAGTGTTTTGTAG GGATGCTTACTATAacagatttcattaacattCTTCATCGATATTACAAATCGCCCATG GTTCAGATCTATGAATTAGAAGAGCATAAGATTGAAACCTGGCGAG AGGTCTATCTTCAGTACTCCATCAACTCTCTGATTAGCATCACCCCCGAATCCAG CCTCTTTGATGCCATTTACTCCTTACTGAAGAATAAGATTCACAGGCTACCTGTTATCGATCCAGAATCAGGAAATGTTCTGCACATACTTACCCACAAACGCATCCTGAAATTTCTGCACATCTTT GGTTCCATGATCCCAAAGCCTCGATTCTTACAGAAGCGAATTCAGGATGTCGAAATTGGAACCTTCACGAGGATCGCCACAGTGGAGGATACTGCAACGGTTTATGAGGCATTATCAGTATTTGTTGAACGCAGAGTATCAGCACTGCCTGTTGTAACTGAACAAG GAAAGGTGGTGGCCCTTTACTCCCGTTTTGATGTAATT AACCTGGCTGCTCagaaaaattacaataacctGAATATGACAATGCGAGAAGTGATTGAGGGCCGCTCATGCTGTATTGAAGGAGTGCTGAAGTGTTATCCACATGAAACCCTGGAGACCATTATTGATCGCATAGCTGAAGCAGAG GTTCATCGTCTAGTTCTGGTAGACGAACAGGATATGGTGAGGGGAATCATCTCGCTGTCTGACTTGCTGCAGGCGTTGGTCTTAACACCTGCTGGTATTGATGCTCTTTTCTCTTAG
- the prkag3b gene encoding 5'-AMP-activated protein kinase subunit gamma-3b isoform X2, whose translation MQSQTDRPADSPPLPFPTVPDRDPDAYIYTKFFMNHCCYDAIPTSSKLVIFDTTLQVKKAFFALVANGVRAAPLWDNKQQCFVGMLTITDFINILHRYYKSPMVQIYELEEHKIETWREVYLQYSINSLISITPESSLFDAIYSLLKNKIHRLPVIDPESGNVLHILTHKRILKFLHIFGSMIPKPRFLQKRIQDVEIGTFTRIATVEDTATVYEALSVFVERRVSALPVVTEQGKVVALYSRFDVINLAAQKNYNNLNMTMREVIEGRSCCIEGVLKCYPHETLETIIDRIAEAEVHRLVLVDEQDMVRGIISLSDLLQALVLTPAGIDALFS comes from the exons ATGCAGAGTCAGACTGACAGACCTGCAGACTCTCCTCCTCTGCCTTTTCCTACAGTGCCTGATCGAGATCCTGATGCATACATCTACACCAAGTTCTTCATGAACCACTGCTGCTATGACGCCATACCAACCAGCTCTAAACTGGTCATCTTTGATACAACACTGCAG GTGAAGAAGGCATTCTTTGCATTAGTCGCTAACGGAGTTCGAGCCGCACCTTTATGGGACAACAAGCAGCAGTGTTTTGTAG GGATGCTTACTATAacagatttcattaacattCTTCATCGATATTACAAATCGCCCATG GTTCAGATCTATGAATTAGAAGAGCATAAGATTGAAACCTGGCGAG AGGTCTATCTTCAGTACTCCATCAACTCTCTGATTAGCATCACCCCCGAATCCAG CCTCTTTGATGCCATTTACTCCTTACTGAAGAATAAGATTCACAGGCTACCTGTTATCGATCCAGAATCAGGAAATGTTCTGCACATACTTACCCACAAACGCATCCTGAAATTTCTGCACATCTTT GGTTCCATGATCCCAAAGCCTCGATTCTTACAGAAGCGAATTCAGGATGTCGAAATTGGAACCTTCACGAGGATCGCCACAGTGGAGGATACTGCAACGGTTTATGAGGCATTATCAGTATTTGTTGAACGCAGAGTATCAGCACTGCCTGTTGTAACTGAACAAG GAAAGGTGGTGGCCCTTTACTCCCGTTTTGATGTAATT AACCTGGCTGCTCagaaaaattacaataacctGAATATGACAATGCGAGAAGTGATTGAGGGCCGCTCATGCTGTATTGAAGGAGTGCTGAAGTGTTATCCACATGAAACCCTGGAGACCATTATTGATCGCATAGCTGAAGCAGAG GTTCATCGTCTAGTTCTGGTAGACGAACAGGATATGGTGAGGGGAATCATCTCGCTGTCTGACTTGCTGCAGGCGTTGGTCTTAACACCTGCTGGTATTGATGCTCTTTTCTCTTAG
- the ttll4 gene encoding tubulin polyglutamylase TTLL4 isoform X3 produces MVRVCQVNVAVLRNGEEKELPDEFENVCSGNNDDGSESDASSAPSMAASPNIEEPMSCELEDDREVKPALVPSLFPFRPPTLYFSTANERVELLPLEQRSLLKWKISTVTPNIVKHTITRSHFKVTKKSHDWLGCWGHHMKSPGFKAIREYQKLNHFPGSFQIGRKDRLWRNLSKMQTQFGKQEFGFFPRSFVLPQDMKLLKKAWEDGGGRQKWIVKPPASARGSGIQVIHKWSQMPRKRPLLVQKYLHKPYLISGNKFDLRIYVYVTSYDPLRVYIFNDGLVRFASCKYSSSMKSLGNKFMHLTNYSVNKKNAEYQTNSDDKACQGHKWALKALWQYLDSKGISTTLLWEKIKDMIIKTIIASDPYVNSLVKMHVRSPYSCHELFGFDIMLDENLKPWVLEVNISPSLHSNSPLDVSIKGQMIRDVLNLAGFVLPKKEDIILSSSSGNSSSGSLHEGVRERSKSDLSADEKLKRAFYLTQNFGDQDFYSKILEVLTPDDVRVLAESEDELSRLGDFERIFPSPASSRYLRFFEQPRYLNLLLNQWEQKYSQNRSKGIELLRSLCQKRVHLGNLSDSTHHWSSKSNLGHRSDLQCTTFAKTILTKSSATVSQYVSSQLDEDDEDDDDDEWSDHDVQSLTSSIPDMSLMGLVSPN; encoded by the exons ATGGTCAG GGTGTGTCAGGTGAATGTTGCTGTGTTACGGAACGGTGAGGAAAAAGAGCTTCCAGATGAGTTTGAGAATGTTTGCAGTGGCAATAATGATG ATGGATCAGAATCCGATGCCTCTTCAGCACCCTCTATGGCAGCTTCACCAAA TATTGAGGAGCCCATGAGCTGTGAGTTGGAGGATGATCGGGAGGTGAAGCCAGCACTGGTGCCCAGCCTGTTCCCCTTCAGGCCCCCTACATTATACTTCAGTACCGCCAACGAACGAG TGGAGTTGCTTCCTCTGGAGCAGAGGAGTCTCCTGAAATGGAAAATAAGTACTGTCACCCCTAACATAGTCAAGCACACAATCACTAGATCCCATTTCAAAGTCACCAAGA AGAGTCATGACTGGCTGGGCTGCTGGGGTCATCATATGAAGTCACCTGGGTTCAAGGCCATACGAGAGTACcagaag CTGAATCATTTTCCAGGTTCCTTTCAGATCGGACGGAAAGACCGTCTGTGGCGGAACCTGTCCAAGATGCAGACACAGTTTGGCAAACAGGAGTTTGGCTTCTTCCCGCGTTCGTTTGTGCTCCCGCAGGACATGAAACTTCTGAAGAAGGCCTGGGAGGATGGAGGGGGCCGGCAAAAATGGATCGTGAAACCG CCTGCTTCAGCCCGAGGAAGTGGAATTCAAGTTATTCATAAGTGGAGTCAAATGCCACGCAAGAGACCTCTCCTTGTGCAGAA ATACCTTCACAAGCCCTACCTTATTAGTGGGAATAAATTTGATTTGCGTATCTATGTGTACGTGACCTCTTATGACCCACTCCGTGTTTACATCTTCAACGATGGACTCGTCCGCTTCGCAAGCTGCAA ATATTCCTCTTCAATGAAAAGCCTTGGCAACAAATTCATGCACTTGACAAACTACAGTGTGAACAAGAAGAATGCTGAGTATCAGACCAACAGCGATGACAAGGCCTGTCAGGGCCATAAATg GGCACTGAAGGCGCTTTGGCAATATCTGGATTCGAAAGGAATTAGCACCACTCTTCTCTGGGAGAAGATTAAGGACATGATCATTAAAACCATCATTGC GTCAGACCCATATGTAAACTCCCTGGTGAAGATGCATGTGCGTTCCCCATACAGCTGTCACGAGCTGTTTGGCTTTGATATCATGCTGGATGAGAACCTGAAGCCATGGGTTCTTGAAGTCAACATCTCTCCCAG CTTACACTCCAACAGCCCGCTGGACGTGAGTATTAAGGGCCAAATGATCCGCGATGTGCTAAACCTAGCTGGTTTTGTGCTGCCTAAGAAAGAAGACATTATCCTGTCCAGCAGTAGTGGCAACAGCTCCAGCGGCAG TTTGCATGAAGGAGTGCGAGAGAGATCAAAATCAGACCTGTCCGCTGATGAGAAACTGAAGAGAGCTTTCTATCTCACCCAGAACTTTGGTGACCAG GATTTCTACTCCAAAATTCTGGAAGTGTTAACCCCTGACGATGTGCGTGTTCTGGCTGAGAGTGAGGATGAGCTGAGTCGTCTAGGAGACTTTGAACGCATCTTCCCTTCCCCTGCCTCCTCCCGCTACCTCCGTTTCTTTGAGCAGCCTCGCTACCTCAACCTCCTCCTTAACCAGTGGGAACAGAAATACAGTCAAAACCGGagcaaag GTATCGAACTGCTGAGAAGTCTCTGTCAGAAAAGAGTACACTTGGGGAACCTTTCTGACTCTACACATCAT TGGTCATCAAAATCCAATCTTGGACACCGTTCAGACCTCCAGTGCACCACATTTGCCAAGACAATACTTACAAAATCAAG TGCAACAGTAAGTCAGTATGTAAGCTCCCAGctggatgaagatgatgaagatgatgatgatgatgagtggtCTGATCATGATGTTCAGTCACTGACCTCCAGTATTCCAGACATGAGTCTGATGGGATTAGTGAGCCCAAATTGA